One genomic window of Pirellulales bacterium includes the following:
- a CDS encoding dockerin type I domain-containing protein produces MTGTIWTGEVSADDVIPALDANFPQFQSFAVITDVQGEFVNANGTLATVGFNANGAPLGDYDLELTANKSSDSKFTDGLQNTVAASFTNGTLTVVEPGDFNRDLHVDASDVLSMMQALTNPATYESTHGNLTNAQLTVLGDVNNDGKFNNADLQALLNLLHSGGGSADPVPEPASWVLAFLALAMVAGSRLYARCVR; encoded by the coding sequence TTGACGGGAACCATTTGGACTGGAGAAGTTTCCGCAGACGATGTGATTCCAGCTCTGGACGCGAATTTTCCGCAATTTCAGTCGTTTGCGGTAATTACTGATGTCCAAGGAGAATTTGTCAATGCCAACGGCACTCTTGCCACGGTTGGCTTCAATGCGAACGGCGCACCGCTTGGCGACTATGATTTGGAGCTTACCGCCAACAAAAGTAGCGATAGCAAATTCACCGATGGTTTACAAAATACCGTTGCTGCTTCCTTTACCAATGGCACGCTGACCGTGGTAGAGCCCGGCGACTTCAATCGCGATTTGCACGTCGATGCTTCTGACGTGCTCTCCATGATGCAGGCTTTGACAAACCCTGCCACTTACGAGTCCACTCACGGAAATTTGACGAATGCGCAATTGACCGTATTAGGAGATGTGAACAACGACGGCAAATTTAACAACGCCGATTTGCAGGCGCTGTTGAATTTGCTGCATTCTGGCGGCGGCTCCGCCGATCCAGTGCCTGAGCCGGCAAGCTGGGTCCTGGCCTTCCTGGCACTCGCGATGGTTGCAGGATCTCGTCTCTATGCGAGATGCGTCAGATAA
- a CDS encoding Ada metal-binding domain-containing protein, whose amino-acid sequence MTTTNEPTEISTAAWEAVSNRDRHYDGKFVYAALTTGIYCRPSCPARHPHRRNTLIFPTAAEAEQRGYIPCRRCHPDSGLLTPTEQTIKAVLVYIKSQFDQTITLDTLSQVTGLSPNHLQQTFKRIVGLSPKVFCDVCRIVNLKQRLKQGESVTSAGYAVGYGSSRALYEKATKNLGMTPATYQRGGEGVRIGYAIASAVLGPTLIAGTVDGICTVLVGENEKSLAVQLRDEFPKAIITRDKVPVSKWLAAIQSFRAEDPLLAKLTIDLRIEVFQAKVWKVLQ is encoded by the coding sequence GTGACGACGACGAACGAACCTACTGAAATCAGCACGGCCGCTTGGGAGGCGGTGTCAAACAGAGACCGCCATTACGATGGCAAATTTGTGTACGCCGCACTCACGACGGGCATCTACTGCCGTCCGTCGTGTCCGGCGCGTCATCCGCATCGTCGAAACACGTTGATCTTCCCAACGGCAGCCGAAGCTGAGCAACGCGGATACATCCCATGCCGCCGCTGCCATCCTGATTCGGGTTTGCTTACACCGACGGAGCAGACGATCAAGGCTGTACTGGTTTACATCAAATCGCAATTCGATCAAACGATTACACTCGACACACTTTCGCAAGTTACCGGTCTTAGCCCCAACCATTTGCAGCAGACTTTCAAACGCATCGTCGGCCTTTCTCCCAAAGTCTTTTGCGATGTGTGTCGGATTGTTAATCTTAAGCAGCGCCTCAAGCAGGGCGAGTCGGTCACCAGTGCGGGCTACGCAGTTGGGTATGGGTCGAGCAGGGCCTTGTATGAGAAGGCGACCAAGAACCTTGGCATGACCCCTGCCACTTATCAGCGAGGCGGTGAAGGAGTACGGATCGGCTATGCGATTGCGAGTGCCGTGTTGGGTCCTACACTCATTGCGGGTACGGTCGATGGAATTTGCACGGTACTGGTGGGCGAGAATGAAAAGTCCCTGGCGGTGCAGCTACGTGATGAATTTCCAAAAGCCATAATCACGCGCGACAAAGTGCCAGTCTCCAAGTGGCTCGCGGCTATACAGTCTTTCCGAGCAGAGGACCCGTTGCTCGCCAAACTCACCATCGACTTGCGGATTGAAGTATTTCAGGCAAAAGTGTGGAAGGTGCTTCAATAG
- a CDS encoding ammonium transporter — MKKINPLLNESSMRFSLGLRLKATIWVTMFVLVVTTFWIWVQRAKADPQAPATTSTTPAATDSSTPAATAAQPALPAYFAGLKDPDPTGANYGVWATPSGTPNADGTPGGDVPSKLGITDLYDRLMHNQYALNIVWTLLSGALVYFMQVGFAMLEGGFSRAKNANNTVAMTLMIFVIATAAYWAYGFALGWGNWFNGPSAPGWWPSLGPGLSALSHGWGIGANGDGTFKYGIIGTQGFFLTDGFHDVGVLALFFFMSVFMETGVTIPTGAMAERWSWPNFLLYCVFSPFIYCVFASWVWGGGWLAQAGVNWGLGSGAVDFAGSGVVHMVGGTMALAGCIVMGPRIGKYVNGKAVAMPGHNIPFVVLGTLVLGFGWLGFNPGSTLSGTDLRITFIYVNTVIASVIASIVGMLVYWQKSGKWDPGMMCNGFLAGLVAITAPCAFVTPIGAAWIGVVSGILVVLSSIFLEKVGVDDVAGAISVHGTCGAWGVISVGLFACGQYGAGFNGVVAPVSGLFYGGGAKQLIMQLIDVGVLFTWAFGVMYLWMNFSNLIVPIRPSKEIELAGLDATQMGSPAYPDFKPSVENSVAASA; from the coding sequence GTGAAGAAGATCAACCCGCTGCTGAATGAGTCCTCTATGCGGTTCAGTCTTGGCTTGCGATTGAAAGCGACGATCTGGGTAACAATGTTCGTGCTGGTGGTCACCACTTTTTGGATTTGGGTCCAACGAGCCAAAGCTGATCCCCAAGCACCGGCGACGACTTCTACGACACCGGCAGCCACGGACAGTTCGACGCCCGCTGCCACTGCGGCCCAACCAGCGTTACCAGCTTACTTCGCGGGATTGAAGGACCCCGACCCGACGGGAGCGAATTACGGTGTGTGGGCAACACCATCGGGCACTCCCAACGCTGACGGAACTCCTGGCGGCGATGTGCCGAGCAAGCTCGGCATAACAGACCTCTACGATCGGCTCATGCACAATCAGTATGCACTGAATATCGTGTGGACGTTACTTTCGGGGGCGCTGGTTTATTTCATGCAAGTCGGTTTTGCAATGCTCGAAGGTGGTTTTTCTCGCGCCAAGAATGCCAACAATACAGTTGCGATGACACTGATGATCTTCGTCATTGCAACCGCAGCCTACTGGGCTTACGGATTTGCGCTGGGCTGGGGAAATTGGTTTAACGGTCCCTCCGCTCCGGGTTGGTGGCCGTCTCTTGGACCAGGCCTATCGGCATTGTCACACGGTTGGGGTATCGGTGCGAATGGAGACGGTACGTTCAAGTATGGGATTATTGGTACACAAGGCTTCTTTTTAACAGACGGTTTCCACGATGTTGGGGTGTTGGCCCTGTTCTTCTTCATGTCGGTATTCATGGAAACCGGCGTGACCATACCGACTGGCGCCATGGCGGAACGTTGGAGTTGGCCGAACTTCTTACTCTATTGTGTGTTTTCTCCGTTCATTTATTGCGTATTCGCCTCATGGGTATGGGGTGGTGGCTGGTTGGCACAGGCGGGGGTTAATTGGGGACTAGGAAGCGGGGCTGTCGATTTCGCTGGCTCCGGGGTTGTCCACATGGTGGGTGGGACAATGGCACTGGCTGGCTGCATTGTCATGGGTCCACGAATCGGAAAGTACGTGAACGGCAAAGCTGTTGCGATGCCCGGCCACAACATTCCCTTCGTCGTGCTTGGGACCTTGGTGCTTGGTTTCGGCTGGCTCGGTTTTAACCCCGGCTCCACACTGTCTGGCACCGACTTGCGGATCACGTTCATTTACGTGAATACGGTCATTGCTTCGGTCATTGCCTCCATTGTGGGGATGCTCGTGTATTGGCAAAAATCAGGGAAATGGGACCCTGGCATGATGTGCAACGGATTCTTGGCTGGCTTGGTTGCCATCACCGCGCCATGTGCCTTTGTGACGCCGATTGGTGCGGCATGGATCGGAGTGGTTTCCGGCATTCTCGTGGTCCTCAGTTCAATTTTCTTGGAGAAAGTCGGCGTCGATGACGTAGCGGGCGCTATTTCGGTTCACGGAACGTGCGGGGCCTGGGGCGTGATCTCTGTCGGTCTTTTCGCCTGCGGCCAATACGGGGCCGGGTTCAATGGCGTTGTCGCTCCGGTCAGCGGATTATTCTACGGGGGCGGCGCGAAACAGTTGATTATGCAATTGATTGACGTAGGAGTTTTGTTTACTTGGGCATTCGGAGTGATGTATCTGTGGATGAATTTCAGCAATTTAATTGTGCCAATTCGTCCTTCCAAGGAAATCGAACTGGCAGGGTTGGATGCAACCCAAATGGGTTCGCCTGCATATCCAGATTTCAAACCTTCAGTCGAAAATAGTGTCGCTGCTAGCGCCTAA
- a CDS encoding ferredoxin family protein: MTHVVAEPCFGCKYTDCVVVCPVECFYEGEKMLYIHPDECIDCEACVPECPVEAIFHEDNLPEQWKDFTALNAEMAPQCPVITEKKEPLCGRE; encoded by the coding sequence ATGACTCACGTTGTTGCCGAGCCATGTTTCGGTTGCAAATACACCGACTGCGTGGTCGTTTGCCCCGTGGAATGTTTCTACGAAGGGGAGAAGATGCTTTATATCCACCCGGATGAGTGCATCGACTGCGAGGCCTGCGTGCCCGAGTGTCCCGTCGAGGCCATCTTCCACGAAGACAATCTGCCGGAGCAATGGAAAGATTTCACCGCACTCAACGCTGAGATGGCTCCGCAATGCCCGGTGATTACGGAAAAGAAAGAACCGTTATGCGGCAGAGAGTGA